In the genome of Myxococcus stipitatus, one region contains:
- a CDS encoding transporter substrate-binding domain-containing protein, whose protein sequence is MKCCSRWLFIVALLVSVTACKQDPPAPPPAPPAVAAVEPEDPPFPEQALPLPAEDTQANAAPAKPPEPPFTGDLPALRTRGVLRVLVETIDERSLPRQGMPRSQDRALLERFAEKHGMTAEFIPVERFDQLIPLLREGRGDIIAADLTVTPERSKELAFTRPLALVSEVLVGKRGASGLPRKPEELAGRAVHVRASSTFAASLATLAQGKAPGLVVEPVAESLDSEELAWKVTQGELPLTVVDSHLLAAIETYNPNVEALFPIAEKRALAWGVRLDNPALRGALDAFLIERALTEHHQQLFTGDLDGIRKRGVLRVLTRNSPVTYFLHRGGQAGFDYTMAKLVADALKVRLEILVPPSYEALLSWLKEGRGDLVAAALTVTQERQREVAFSSPYLFVDEVLVQRAGAEKPASLADLKGRAIHVRRSSSHFATLSALAPQHGFVLVEEPEDQDAETLIERVARGEIPLTVTDSHILAAELVYREDVEVALTVPGQGTPAGKEGHYGIAFAVRQQNPKLRAFLDGFVKKTYRGTEYNLARRRYFEGRREEAPATTEAAVLAGAISPYDGLVRAYSARYGLDWRLMVAQMFQESRFDPRARSWVGAQGLFQVMPNTGTELGFRKLEDPEQGIHAGVKYMHQLIGRIAPEIPFKQRLRFALASYNAGLGHVLDARRLAQEQGLDPNRWFDHVEKAMLLLEKPHYYRRARHGYCRGSEPVKYVSEIQTRYGNYVAVVQH, encoded by the coding sequence ATGAAGTGCTGTTCCCGCTGGCTGTTCATCGTCGCGTTGCTCGTGAGCGTCACCGCCTGCAAGCAGGACCCTCCCGCGCCTCCGCCGGCGCCTCCCGCCGTGGCCGCCGTCGAGCCGGAGGACCCTCCGTTCCCCGAGCAGGCCCTGCCGCTCCCCGCCGAAGACACGCAAGCCAACGCCGCCCCCGCGAAGCCGCCCGAGCCTCCCTTCACCGGAGACCTCCCCGCGCTGCGCACCCGTGGCGTGCTGCGAGTCCTCGTGGAGACCATCGACGAGCGCTCCCTTCCGCGCCAAGGCATGCCACGTTCGCAGGACCGCGCCCTCCTGGAGCGCTTCGCCGAGAAGCACGGGATGACCGCCGAGTTCATCCCCGTCGAGCGCTTCGACCAGCTCATCCCGCTGCTGCGTGAAGGCCGAGGAGACATCATCGCCGCGGACCTCACCGTCACCCCGGAACGTTCGAAGGAGCTCGCGTTCACCCGTCCCCTCGCGCTCGTCAGCGAAGTGCTCGTCGGCAAGCGAGGCGCCTCCGGTCTGCCTCGCAAGCCCGAGGAACTCGCGGGCCGCGCGGTCCATGTGCGCGCCAGCTCCACCTTCGCCGCCTCGCTCGCGACCCTCGCCCAGGGCAAGGCCCCGGGACTCGTCGTCGAGCCCGTGGCCGAGAGCCTCGACTCGGAGGAGCTGGCCTGGAAGGTCACCCAAGGCGAGCTCCCGCTCACCGTCGTGGACAGCCACCTGCTGGCCGCCATCGAGACCTACAACCCGAACGTCGAAGCGCTCTTTCCCATCGCGGAGAAGCGGGCCCTCGCGTGGGGCGTGCGGCTCGACAACCCCGCGCTGCGTGGCGCCCTGGATGCCTTCCTCATCGAGCGAGCCCTCACCGAGCATCACCAGCAGCTGTTCACCGGTGACCTCGACGGCATCCGCAAGCGCGGCGTGCTGCGAGTCCTCACGCGCAACAGCCCCGTCACCTACTTCCTTCACCGAGGAGGACAGGCCGGCTTCGACTACACGATGGCGAAGCTCGTGGCGGATGCCCTCAAGGTGCGGCTCGAGATCCTGGTCCCGCCTTCCTACGAGGCGCTCCTCTCGTGGTTGAAGGAGGGCAGGGGAGACCTGGTCGCCGCCGCGCTCACCGTCACCCAGGAGCGTCAGCGAGAGGTCGCCTTCTCGAGCCCCTACCTCTTCGTGGACGAGGTCCTCGTGCAGCGCGCGGGCGCCGAGAAGCCCGCGTCCCTCGCGGACCTCAAGGGCCGCGCGATTCACGTCCGCCGCTCGTCCAGCCACTTCGCCACCTTGAGCGCACTGGCCCCCCAGCACGGCTTCGTCCTCGTCGAGGAGCCCGAGGACCAGGACGCCGAGACGCTCATCGAGCGCGTGGCCCGCGGCGAGATTCCCCTCACGGTGACGGACAGCCACATCCTCGCCGCGGAGCTCGTGTATCGCGAAGACGTGGAGGTCGCGTTGACCGTCCCCGGCCAGGGCACGCCCGCGGGGAAGGAAGGGCACTACGGCATCGCCTTCGCCGTGCGTCAGCAGAACCCGAAGCTGCGAGCATTCCTCGACGGCTTCGTGAAGAAGACCTATCGCGGCACCGAGTACAACCTGGCCCGTCGCCGCTACTTCGAGGGGCGACGTGAAGAGGCCCCCGCGACCACGGAGGCGGCGGTCCTCGCTGGCGCCATCTCGCCCTATGACGGACTCGTCCGCGCCTACTCGGCGCGCTACGGCCTGGACTGGCGGCTGATGGTCGCGCAGATGTTCCAGGAGAGCCGCTTCGACCCGCGCGCGCGGAGCTGGGTGGGCGCGCAAGGCCTCTTCCAGGTCATGCCGAACACGGGCACGGAGCTGGGCTTCCGGAAGCTCGAGGACCCCGAGCAAGGCATCCACGCGGGCGTGAAGTACATGCACCAGCTCATCGGCCGCATCGCCCCGGAGATTCCCTTCAAGCAGCGGCTGCGCTTCGCCCTGGCCTCGTACAACGCGGGGCTGGGCCACGTGCTCGACGCGCGCCGGCTGGCACAGGAGCAGGGCCTGGACCCCAACCGCTGGTTCGACCACGTCGAGAAGGCCATGCTCCTCCTCGAGAAACCCCACTACTACCGCCGCGCGCGACACGGCTACTGCCGGGGCTCCGAGCCCGTGAAGTACGTCTCCGAAATCCAGACGCGCTACGGAAACTACGTGGCCGTCGTCCAGCACTGA
- a CDS encoding YciI family protein has product MRVMVIVKASPNSEKGVMPKEEMLAAMGKYNEELVKAGVMLAGEGLHPSSKGKRVVFGDGKKPSVVDGPFAETKELIAGYWLWQVRNMDEALEWARRCPNPMPGEEGVLEIRPVFEASDFGEEFTPELRAQEDRLRVEMEQQQRAK; this is encoded by the coding sequence ATGCGCGTGATGGTCATCGTGAAGGCGAGCCCCAACTCCGAGAAGGGCGTCATGCCGAAGGAGGAGATGCTGGCGGCGATGGGGAAGTACAACGAGGAGCTGGTGAAGGCGGGCGTCATGCTCGCGGGCGAGGGCCTCCACCCCAGCAGCAAGGGCAAGCGGGTCGTCTTCGGCGACGGGAAGAAGCCGAGTGTCGTCGACGGCCCGTTCGCGGAGACCAAGGAGCTCATCGCCGGCTACTGGCTCTGGCAGGTGCGCAACATGGACGAGGCCCTCGAGTGGGCGCGCCGCTGCCCGAACCCGATGCCCGGCGAGGAAGGTGTCCTCGAGATCCGCCCGGTGTTCGAGGCGTCCGACTTCGGCGAGGAGTTCACCCCCGAGCTTCGCGCCCAGGAGGATCGCCTTCGCGTGGAGATGGAGCAGCAGCAGCGGGCGAAGTAG
- a CDS encoding MBL fold metallo-hydrolase, which translates to MTLTEVQAGPYTVRGISIGGVYTSLQVPELDVVLDVGIPIRSFAGTERIFLSHAHPDHASALGALLGIRRLLGKGAPQLFLPAEIEPTVREALEVLSRLHHTAMEVKTVPMLPGDVQPLGQGLHVRAFRTHHPVPSLGYQFLRRVTKLRPEHLGMPPQEIAQRRKAGEDLFTEVEHLELAYATDTLARVLETEPSLFDSRVLVIECTFVDPKRSVQDARDRAHLHLDELLAHADRFRNEALVLMHFSQSLGPQEVQSMIRERVPASLLERVHIFAPESGRWFG; encoded by the coding sequence ATGACGCTCACCGAAGTCCAGGCTGGCCCCTACACCGTTCGAGGCATCTCCATCGGGGGGGTCTACACCTCCCTCCAGGTGCCGGAGCTGGACGTGGTGCTCGACGTGGGCATCCCCATCCGCTCCTTCGCGGGCACCGAGCGCATCTTCCTCAGCCATGCGCACCCCGACCATGCGAGTGCGCTCGGCGCGCTGCTGGGCATCCGCCGGTTGCTGGGGAAGGGGGCTCCGCAGCTCTTCCTTCCCGCCGAAATCGAGCCCACCGTTCGCGAGGCCCTGGAGGTGCTCTCCCGGCTTCATCACACCGCGATGGAAGTGAAGACGGTGCCGATGCTTCCCGGGGATGTCCAGCCGCTCGGCCAGGGGCTCCACGTCCGCGCGTTTCGCACGCACCACCCGGTGCCGTCGCTCGGCTACCAGTTCCTCCGGCGCGTCACCAAGCTGCGCCCCGAGCACCTGGGCATGCCCCCGCAGGAGATTGCCCAGCGCCGCAAGGCGGGCGAGGACCTCTTCACGGAGGTGGAGCACCTGGAGCTGGCCTACGCGACCGACACGCTGGCGCGCGTGCTGGAGACCGAGCCCTCACTCTTCGACTCCCGCGTGCTCGTCATCGAGTGCACCTTCGTCGACCCGAAGCGCTCCGTGCAGGACGCGAGAGATCGCGCGCACCTCCACCTCGACGAGCTCCTCGCCCACGCCGACCGCTTCCGGAACGAGGCGTTGGTGCTCATGCACTTCAGCCAGTCCCTGGGCCCACAGGAGGTGCAGTCGATGATTCGAGAGCGCGTCCCCGCCTCGCTCCTGGAGCGGGTCCACATCTTCGCCCCGGAGTCTGGCCGGTGGTTCGGCTGA
- a CDS encoding glutathione S-transferase domain-containing protein, translating into MKPVIIGRSSSHFTRIARIFAEELRVDYEFQILRDIMSPKLEDYGGNPALKIPVLRTERGSWFGALNVCRELARQSALTPRLVWPEDLVEPVSANAQELVLQSMATEVTLVMSRVGGGAESGAHQDKMRRSLGNMLGWLDENVASVFAALPPERGVSFLEVSLYCLVLHLEFREVLSMAPYTALTEFCQRFGTRASCAATVFRFDT; encoded by the coding sequence ATGAAGCCTGTCATCATCGGCCGTTCGAGTTCTCACTTCACCCGCATCGCGCGCATCTTCGCCGAGGAGCTGCGGGTCGATTACGAGTTCCAGATCCTGCGAGACATCATGTCTCCGAAGCTGGAGGATTATGGCGGCAACCCCGCGCTCAAGATTCCCGTGCTGCGGACCGAGCGAGGCTCCTGGTTCGGAGCGCTCAATGTCTGTCGCGAGCTCGCGCGGCAGTCGGCGCTCACGCCCAGGCTGGTGTGGCCCGAGGACCTCGTGGAGCCGGTGAGCGCGAACGCGCAGGAGCTGGTGCTCCAGTCGATGGCCACGGAGGTGACGCTGGTCATGTCGCGGGTGGGCGGCGGGGCCGAGAGTGGCGCTCACCAGGACAAGATGCGTCGGAGCCTGGGCAACATGCTGGGTTGGCTGGACGAGAACGTGGCGTCCGTGTTCGCCGCGCTGCCCCCCGAGCGAGGCGTGAGCTTCCTGGAGGTCTCGCTCTACTGCCTCGTGCTGCACCTGGAGTTCCGGGAGGTCCTGTCGATGGCTCCGTACACGGCGCTGACGGAGTTCTGTCAGCGATTCGGAACGCGGGCTTCGTGCGCCGCGACGGTGTTCCGCTTCGACACGTGA
- the def gene encoding peptide deformylase: MVLKIVQAGEPVLRQKARDLTPEEMGSPEIQRLIVLMRDTMRDAPGVGLAAPQVGVGLRLVVIEDRSEYQAGVAPADLADRERTPVPFHVLINPKLTVEDATPAEFYEGCLSVSGFAALVARARGVRVDALDEQGRPVTIHARGWYARILQHELDHLDGTLYVDRMETRSFVTGENHRRHWAGRGTAEVRAALGLPKKAD, from the coding sequence ATGGTGCTCAAAATCGTCCAGGCGGGAGAGCCGGTGCTGCGGCAGAAGGCGCGAGACCTGACGCCGGAGGAGATGGGCAGTCCCGAGATTCAACGGCTCATCGTGCTGATGCGCGACACGATGCGCGATGCGCCAGGGGTGGGCCTCGCGGCGCCGCAGGTGGGCGTGGGATTGCGGCTGGTGGTCATTGAGGACCGCTCGGAGTACCAAGCGGGAGTGGCGCCGGCGGACCTGGCGGACCGGGAGCGGACGCCGGTTCCGTTCCATGTGCTCATCAATCCGAAGCTGACGGTGGAGGATGCGACGCCCGCGGAGTTCTACGAGGGGTGCCTGAGTGTCTCGGGGTTCGCGGCGCTGGTGGCGAGGGCGCGAGGGGTTCGGGTGGATGCGCTGGACGAGCAGGGGCGGCCGGTGACGATTCACGCGCGAGGTTGGTATGCGCGCATCCTCCAGCACGAGCTGGACCACCTGGACGGGACGCTCTACGTGGACCGGATGGAGACGCGCAGCTTCGTGACAGGGGAGAACCATCGGCGGCACTGGGCCGGGCGCGGAACCGCCGAGGTCAGGGCAGCGCTGGGGCTTCCGAAGAAGGCGGACTGA
- a CDS encoding TonB C-terminal domain-containing protein: MRRSRRLGWAALASLVIHAALLGFLANTEPPARPSPRQRESKPAPVFMEVVHAPPKVPSAPAVEEAPKPPRDSVPPRTTRRTETPVKPPREAEPVSRTPERNDTPRASSPGLNLLPRAPGGLSLPSGPPFQSGHTLRPGDPGPSREALIAEERERVRGRVQGHIDDQQAALRVANGLVDPYFTEVRKALEKGFEDAPVFPGNPLGKQIATSWASQAGKFGASGSPGGPVPKAATASEQLKALEGRLGRNTLEHLRGRVQAGAELHQVAEGGGGKLVVTLELLQAPDGTLREARLVSVSGIPAYDTFVLNAVPGALAKLPPPRDGARGVKPEGIHTLWSVEGRVVYYRKVKDLKGRSALYLATAMAAGVLAGRFEETTGEIEVIDFTNPRFLCQSKLLRVY; encoded by the coding sequence ATGCGGCGGTCTCGACGTCTCGGGTGGGCCGCCCTGGCCTCACTCGTCATTCACGCGGCGCTCCTCGGGTTCCTCGCGAACACGGAGCCCCCCGCTCGCCCTTCCCCACGCCAGCGCGAGTCGAAGCCCGCCCCCGTGTTCATGGAGGTCGTCCACGCGCCTCCCAAGGTCCCCTCGGCGCCCGCCGTCGAAGAGGCCCCGAAGCCCCCGCGTGACTCCGTTCCTCCACGCACCACGCGCCGGACCGAGACTCCGGTGAAGCCGCCTCGCGAGGCGGAACCCGTGTCCCGGACACCCGAGCGGAACGACACACCTCGCGCCTCCTCTCCCGGACTCAACCTGCTCCCGCGCGCGCCCGGTGGGCTCTCACTGCCCTCGGGCCCGCCCTTCCAGAGCGGACACACCCTCCGGCCCGGAGACCCCGGCCCTTCCCGCGAGGCGCTCATCGCGGAGGAGCGCGAGCGCGTCCGTGGCCGCGTCCAGGGACACATCGACGACCAGCAGGCGGCCCTCCGCGTGGCGAATGGATTGGTCGACCCCTACTTCACCGAGGTGCGCAAGGCGCTCGAGAAGGGCTTCGAGGATGCACCGGTGTTCCCGGGGAACCCGCTGGGGAAACAGATCGCGACGTCCTGGGCATCCCAGGCGGGGAAGTTCGGAGCCTCCGGCTCACCGGGCGGCCCCGTCCCCAAGGCCGCCACCGCGTCCGAGCAGCTCAAGGCCCTGGAGGGACGACTGGGCCGGAACACGCTGGAGCACCTGCGCGGCCGCGTCCAGGCCGGCGCGGAGCTGCACCAGGTCGCGGAGGGGGGCGGAGGGAAGCTCGTCGTCACCCTCGAGCTGCTCCAGGCGCCCGATGGCACCTTGCGCGAAGCCAGGCTCGTGTCGGTGAGCGGCATCCCCGCGTATGACACCTTCGTGCTCAACGCCGTGCCGGGCGCGCTCGCGAAGCTCCCCCCTCCTCGCGACGGCGCGCGCGGTGTCAAACCCGAGGGCATCCACACGCTCTGGTCCGTGGAGGGACGCGTCGTCTACTACCGCAAGGTCAAGGACCTGAAGGGCCGCAGCGCCCTGTACCTCGCCACCGCGATGGCGGCGGGCGTCCTGGCTGGCCGCTTCGAGGAGACGACGGGAGAAATCGAGGTCATCGACTTCACCAACCCCCGGTTCCTCTGCCAATCCAAGCTGCTGCGGGTCTACTGA
- a CDS encoding fatty acid desaturase family protein, translating to MSSPVPPTFNIASVDVEGFHRELKALRAELDANVGEADLKHLRKIERWGRIGTLLGMATCWIAPNPFSAAALSVGRSTRWLLMHHVGHRGYDRVPHVPASRTGKGFAKGTRRYLDWLDWMLPDAWIYEHNVLHHSFTGEDADPDLLERNAEGTLRNPDRPLVLRYLQLGLLALTWRASYYAPETLSALRRKGRRDGGALTGAEWKELLLQCYLPYSLVQFVLFPALFLIIGPWAAFSAFCNSVMADVLTSLHTFLVVGPNHTGEDLYRFETSPANKGERYVQQVIGSANYRTGGDLNDFAHLWLNYQIEHHIWPDLSMLKYREVQPKVRALCEKYGIPYVQESVWTRVRKMVDVVVGKRSMRKLAPRAVDAESPAASEGLQAHGA from the coding sequence ATGTCGTCGCCCGTGCCCCCCACCTTCAACATCGCCTCCGTGGACGTGGAGGGCTTCCACCGGGAGCTGAAGGCGCTGCGCGCGGAGCTGGACGCCAACGTGGGCGAGGCGGACCTGAAGCACCTGCGCAAGATTGAGCGCTGGGGGCGCATCGGGACGCTGCTGGGCATGGCCACCTGCTGGATCGCGCCGAATCCATTCAGCGCGGCGGCGCTCAGCGTGGGGCGCTCCACGCGGTGGCTCCTGATGCACCACGTGGGGCACCGCGGCTATGACCGCGTCCCCCATGTCCCCGCGTCTCGGACGGGCAAGGGCTTCGCGAAGGGCACACGCCGCTACCTCGACTGGCTCGACTGGATGCTGCCCGATGCGTGGATCTACGAGCACAACGTCCTGCACCACTCGTTCACCGGCGAGGACGCGGACCCCGACCTCCTGGAGCGCAACGCGGAAGGCACGCTGCGCAACCCCGACAGGCCGCTCGTGCTGCGCTACCTCCAGCTCGGGCTGCTGGCGCTCACCTGGCGCGCCTCGTACTACGCGCCCGAGACGCTGAGCGCGCTGCGCCGCAAGGGACGCCGGGACGGTGGCGCTCTCACGGGGGCGGAGTGGAAGGAGCTGCTGCTCCAGTGCTACCTGCCTTACTCGCTCGTGCAGTTCGTGCTCTTCCCCGCGCTGTTCCTCATCATCGGACCGTGGGCGGCCTTCAGCGCGTTCTGCAACTCGGTGATGGCGGACGTACTCACCAGCCTCCACACGTTCCTCGTGGTGGGACCCAACCACACGGGCGAGGACCTGTATCGCTTCGAGACGTCCCCGGCGAACAAGGGCGAGCGCTACGTGCAGCAGGTCATCGGCAGCGCGAACTACCGGACGGGCGGAGACCTGAACGACTTCGCGCACCTGTGGCTGAACTACCAGATCGAGCACCACATCTGGCCGGACCTGTCGATGCTCAAGTACCGCGAGGTGCAGCCGAAGGTCCGTGCCCTCTGCGAGAAGTACGGCATCCCCTACGTGCAGGAGAGCGTGTGGACCCGCGTCCGGAAGATGGTGGACGTGGTGGTGGGCAAGCGCTCCATGCGGAAGCTCGCGCCGCGCGCCGTCGACGCCGAGTCTCCCGCCGCGTCCGAGGGGCTCCAGGCGCACGGAGCCTGA